A single Armatimonadia bacterium DNA region contains:
- a CDS encoding biotin transporter BioY — translation MTQGTLTFAVQQVVTRKSTWVELGAVCGVAGAMALAGQVRIPLPFTPVPLTLQTMLALLSGAVLGARTGALGQVLYLGLGATGLGVFAGGASGLSGATAGYLVGFVAAAAVVGLMTRRPSHARVGAGLLAGTLAIYLFGAGWLVLGLGRSATEAITLGVIPFLPGDAMKLVVAGMLAQPLRAMWGRTRGA, via the coding sequence ATGACGCAGGGAACACTGACCTTCGCAGTGCAGCAGGTCGTAACCAGGAAGTCGACGTGGGTTGAGCTTGGAGCTGTCTGTGGTGTGGCGGGAGCTATGGCCCTTGCCGGACAAGTGCGAATCCCGCTTCCCTTCACGCCGGTGCCGCTGACCCTGCAGACCATGCTGGCACTGCTGTCGGGTGCAGTTCTTGGAGCACGCACCGGCGCCCTGGGACAGGTGCTGTACCTGGGCCTGGGTGCAACGGGGCTGGGAGTGTTCGCGGGCGGGGCCAGTGGCCTCAGTGGGGCGACCGCCGGCTACCTCGTCGGCTTCGTTGCAGCAGCGGCCGTCGTGGGGTTGATGACCCGGCGACCCTCGCACGCAAGGGTGGGCGCGGGGCTGCTCGCCGGGACACTGGCGATCTACCTGTTCGGCGCCGGCTGGCTCGTCCTCGGACTGGGCCGAAGCGCTACGGAAGCAATAACCCTGGGCGTGATTCCGTTCTTGCCGGGCGACGCCATGAAGCTGGTAGTGGCAGGGATGTTGGCACAGCCGCTGCGCGCGATGTGGGGCCGTACTCGCGGAGCGTAG
- a CDS encoding NAD-dependent deacylase, translating to MPEATLHEVAVAVVDRLGPEAIIVASTGAGISKASGISTFRGSEGLWSTYRSEDVCTHDVLTRDPAMFWRFHDHLRAMIVNAVPNPAHMVLAEMEEVLGESAEFAVITQNIDRLHQRAGSRHVIELHGDALEYECMRCGHEPEDIPVPTPEYPPRCEKCGAVVRPKVVLFGESLPSEALDEARDLCSEADVMFVIGTSVVVEPAASLPFLALAAGALVVEINPSKTPLTGAAQYSVQSSSSSALPALWEQMQEALRES from the coding sequence ATGCCCGAAGCCACCTTACACGAAGTCGCCGTCGCGGTCGTTGACAGGCTGGGGCCGGAGGCGATCATCGTCGCCTCGACCGGGGCCGGTATCTCCAAGGCGAGTGGGATCTCCACCTTCCGCGGCTCAGAAGGCCTGTGGAGCACCTACCGCTCGGAGGACGTGTGCACGCATGATGTACTCACGCGCGACCCGGCCATGTTCTGGCGGTTCCATGACCACCTGCGGGCGATGATCGTCAACGCCGTGCCTAATCCGGCGCACATGGTCCTGGCCGAGATGGAGGAGGTCCTGGGGGAGTCGGCTGAGTTCGCCGTCATCACCCAGAACATCGACCGTCTGCACCAGCGCGCAGGCAGCCGGCATGTGATCGAGCTGCACGGCGATGCACTGGAGTACGAGTGCATGCGCTGTGGACACGAGCCGGAGGACATCCCGGTTCCGACCCCTGAGTACCCGCCTCGTTGCGAGAAGTGCGGCGCGGTGGTGCGGCCGAAGGTAGTGCTGTTCGGCGAGTCGCTGCCATCTGAGGCCCTGGATGAGGCGCGCGATCTGTGCTCCGAGGCGGACGTCATGTTCGTCATCGGGACGTCGGTGGTCGTGGAGCCCGCTGCGTCGCTGCCCTTCCTGGCCCTCGCAGCAGGAGCGCTGGTGGTCGAGATCAACCCTTCGAAGACGCCACTAACAGGAGCTGCGCAGTACTCCGTGCAGTCGTCTTCGTCCTCGGCGCTGCCCGCTCTGTGGGAGCAGATGCAGGAGGCCCTGCGGGAGTCCTAG
- a CDS encoding DUF362 domain-containing protein: MRRRDFITRGACVAGALATLGVAGCKSGAQGTAGAPLTAQSPASAPSPSPGSTTTPPAAGKLGKHRVFDKPPTRVHAAIATNKEPAELVKAAVDAYGGPQTLLHKGDVVVIKPNLAWGRTPDVGANTRPEILGAVIKMAQEAGASRVLVVEHSCDPSKVTFDLTGAKEVCSSLGVKLLSLDNEAMYEERPIPQGVTIKSEKIPRDLLECDVYINLPCLKTHGGTVLSVAMKNQMGAIWRPQRYHDATSPAARGPNLHQNIADLATALRPTIVIVDAIAGLVTNGPKGPGDLKDTRAVIVTHDMVTADTLSAQMLGIKVEKVPHIKLAAEAGAGRMDLDALKIARV; this comes from the coding sequence ATGAGACGCAGGGACTTCATCACCCGGGGAGCCTGTGTAGCCGGAGCCCTGGCGACTCTCGGAGTGGCGGGCTGCAAGAGCGGTGCCCAGGGCACTGCCGGAGCGCCCTTGACCGCCCAGAGTCCAGCCTCAGCTCCATCCCCTTCGCCAGGCAGCACAACCACTCCGCCGGCCGCCGGGAAGCTAGGCAAGCACCGCGTCTTCGACAAGCCTCCCACGCGCGTCCATGCAGCGATCGCCACCAACAAGGAGCCCGCGGAGTTGGTCAAGGCTGCCGTCGATGCCTACGGCGGCCCACAGACTCTCCTCCACAAGGGCGATGTCGTCGTCATCAAGCCCAATCTCGCCTGGGGACGCACCCCGGACGTCGGAGCCAACACCAGGCCGGAGATTCTCGGCGCCGTGATCAAGATGGCCCAGGAAGCCGGTGCGAGCAGGGTCCTGGTCGTCGAGCACTCCTGCGACCCCTCGAAGGTCACCTTCGACCTCACCGGCGCGAAGGAGGTCTGCTCCTCCCTGGGCGTCAAGCTCCTCAGCCTCGACAACGAGGCCATGTACGAGGAACGCCCCATCCCTCAGGGAGTCACGATCAAGTCGGAGAAGATCCCCCGTGACCTCCTCGAGTGCGATGTCTACATCAACTTGCCGTGCCTCAAGACCCACGGTGGCACTGTCCTGTCTGTGGCGATGAAGAACCAGATGGGTGCCATCTGGCGGCCGCAGCGCTACCACGACGCCACTTCGCCCGCTGCCAGAGGCCCCAACCTTCACCAGAACATCGCCGACCTTGCCACAGCCCTGCGTCCAACCATCGTCATCGTGGACGCCATCGCCGGGCTGGTGACGAACGGCCCCAAGGGTCCCGGTGACCTCAAGGACACTCGCGCCGTCATCGTCACCCATGACATGGTCACCGCCGACACGCTCAGTGCGCAGATGCTGGGGATCAAGGTTGAGAAGGTGCCCCATATCAAGCTGGCTGCCGAGGCCGGTGCCGGGCGCATGGACCTCGACGCCCTCAAGATCGCGCGCGTCTAG
- the selB gene encoding selenocysteine-specific translation elongation factor encodes MNTPSQPPNLILGTAGHVDHGKTALIERLTGINADRLQEERDRGLTIDLGFAWLRLPSGAWAGIVDVPGHERFVKNMLAGATGIDLFLLVVAADEGVMPQTREHLTILRVLEIDAGIVVITKSDLVEPEMLELVKEDIAEALRGTVFENAPRVAVSSKTGAGIEELLGKLEEVAAKVRPHDIAGPVRMQIDRSFTVKGFGTVVTGSLIRGRLALDQELEVAPRGLRTRVRGLEVYGEHVQEVVAPCRVGVNVASLSREEVARGDQLIAPGSMSPSWMLDVRVRLSAEAQRPLVYRERVHVHHGAAELLGRVVLLDAEQLLPGEEGLAQLRLEAPAVAATGDHFVLRRYSPPYAIGGGVILDPRPTRHRRREEGTIERLLTLESGTSADHARDWIHSEALRVFGVRDLASGLQLDPAEAQQLVEALQESGAVSELAPGRFVDSEEADGLLQAIQEALAEYHAANPLRASMPLHHLQRTVGNPAPEVMQWALGVLKKGELIVAEPGGWRNQGHEPRIEESQRALLRAAIAEAEAAAKAPPMQEQVLARLGGTANSRALLELAVSEGDVVLVGDFVMGRRALEQAVEELAELYRRSGAFGVSEVRDLWGSSRKYVVPILEYLDGAGVTRREGDRRHFVRSLAAK; translated from the coding sequence ATGAACACGCCAAGTCAGCCGCCAAACCTCATTCTTGGTACTGCCGGGCACGTGGATCACGGGAAGACGGCGCTCATCGAGCGGCTGACCGGGATCAACGCCGACCGTCTGCAGGAGGAGCGGGACCGTGGCCTGACCATTGACCTGGGCTTCGCCTGGCTGCGGCTCCCCAGCGGCGCCTGGGCCGGAATCGTGGATGTGCCCGGGCATGAGCGATTCGTCAAGAACATGCTGGCCGGGGCAACCGGGATCGACCTGTTTCTGCTGGTGGTCGCTGCGGATGAAGGCGTCATGCCGCAGACCCGAGAGCACCTGACGATTCTGAGGGTGCTGGAGATCGACGCCGGAATCGTGGTGATCACCAAGTCCGACCTGGTGGAACCGGAGATGCTGGAGCTTGTCAAGGAAGACATCGCCGAGGCGCTGAGAGGGACGGTCTTCGAAAACGCGCCGAGGGTGGCGGTGTCCTCGAAGACCGGCGCCGGGATCGAGGAGTTGCTCGGCAAGCTGGAGGAGGTCGCGGCGAAGGTGCGTCCGCACGACATCGCCGGGCCGGTACGAATGCAGATCGACCGCAGCTTCACGGTCAAGGGCTTCGGCACCGTCGTCACCGGGTCGCTGATTCGCGGGAGGCTGGCGCTGGATCAGGAGCTGGAGGTGGCGCCCCGAGGGCTGCGCACTCGTGTTCGTGGGCTCGAGGTGTACGGTGAGCACGTGCAGGAAGTGGTGGCACCGTGCCGCGTGGGAGTGAACGTGGCCTCGCTAAGCCGAGAGGAAGTCGCGCGTGGCGACCAGCTCATCGCCCCGGGGAGCATGAGTCCAAGCTGGATGCTAGATGTGCGGGTGCGACTCTCGGCTGAGGCGCAGCGGCCTTTGGTGTACCGTGAGCGGGTTCATGTACACCATGGTGCGGCGGAGCTGCTGGGCCGAGTGGTGCTGCTGGATGCAGAGCAGTTGCTGCCGGGCGAAGAAGGTCTGGCGCAACTGCGGCTTGAGGCACCGGCGGTTGCGGCTACTGGTGACCATTTCGTACTGCGTCGCTATTCGCCACCCTATGCCATCGGCGGCGGCGTGATTCTCGACCCCAGGCCGACTCGCCATCGACGTCGCGAGGAAGGGACCATCGAGCGACTGCTGACGCTGGAATCGGGGACCAGCGCGGACCATGCTCGGGACTGGATCCACTCGGAGGCCCTGCGCGTCTTCGGGGTGCGAGACCTGGCAAGCGGCTTGCAGCTTGACCCGGCCGAGGCCCAGCAACTCGTGGAGGCCCTGCAGGAGTCCGGAGCGGTGTCTGAACTCGCTCCCGGCCGGTTCGTCGATAGCGAGGAGGCCGATGGCCTGCTGCAGGCGATCCAGGAGGCTCTTGCGGAGTACCATGCGGCGAACCCGCTGCGGGCGAGCATGCCGCTTCACCATCTGCAGAGGACCGTCGGGAATCCGGCGCCGGAAGTCATGCAGTGGGCGCTCGGGGTTCTGAAGAAGGGTGAGCTGATCGTCGCGGAGCCCGGCGGTTGGCGCAATCAGGGACATGAGCCACGAATAGAGGAGTCGCAACGGGCACTGCTGAGGGCGGCTATCGCCGAGGCTGAGGCCGCCGCGAAGGCTCCTCCGATGCAAGAGCAAGTTCTGGCCAGGCTGGGCGGGACGGCGAATTCCCGGGCGCTGCTGGAGCTGGCTGTGTCCGAGGGCGACGTGGTCCTGGTCGGCGACTTTGTGATGGGGCGTCGCGCGCTGGAGCAGGCAGTCGAAGAGCTTGCCGAGCTGTACCGCCGCAGTGGGGCCTTCGGGGTCTCCGAGGTGCGCGACCTGTGGGGCTCGAGTCGCAAGTATGTCGTGCCGATCCTGGAGTACCTGGACGGAGCCGGAGTCACGCGGCGTGAAGGTGACCGGCGGCACTTCGTCCGTTCCCTGGCCGCGAAGTAG
- a CDS encoding type II secretion system F family protein gives MIPIPLFRYRAKTERGAEVTGTIEAATKAQAIVRLRQRGLWVEVLAEPEAMARRTRVASAPATEEPSAPRPRERWSFLYGLLPVTAGALSNFFEQLSSLYHAGVGMPSLVSDTASRVNSLRLQHVLEEVAPRVQNGESLAACLDDYPQVFPRGVIGYLRAGELSGNLDEVARNLADDYRGEQRVWWLLMIPKLYFGIVLLLAILVPSFPWFISKGLPWWIHHVLTHILPMLGLVVGAYMLWRILWHLPPLFGLRDQMAFRLPVWSALTRRAGLTRFYQALQVCIRAGVDFPQAMQTSAEAAGNRVMVRRMHEAESRVRAGMPLHEALDGCGFVSRSDAGILGSAALGGTFDEALPRMAEQTKESRDNMVRGLRIAAMVVGYGITSVIVLIACVRGYTAIQDAFAQKFGAEDLLQ, from the coding sequence GTGATCCCCATTCCACTGTTCCGCTATCGTGCGAAGACCGAACGCGGCGCTGAAGTCACGGGCACGATCGAGGCGGCCACCAAGGCGCAGGCGATCGTAAGGCTGCGTCAGCGCGGGTTGTGGGTGGAAGTGCTGGCGGAGCCGGAGGCGATGGCCCGACGCACTCGTGTGGCAAGTGCTCCGGCGACCGAGGAGCCCTCTGCGCCACGGCCTCGGGAGCGCTGGTCCTTTCTCTATGGTCTGCTCCCGGTGACGGCGGGCGCACTGAGCAACTTCTTCGAGCAGCTCTCCAGTCTGTATCACGCCGGTGTGGGGATGCCGAGTCTGGTGTCCGACACGGCCTCCCGGGTCAACAGCCTGCGTCTTCAGCATGTTCTGGAAGAGGTTGCCCCGCGAGTGCAGAACGGCGAGAGCCTGGCCGCCTGTCTGGACGACTACCCACAGGTCTTCCCGCGTGGCGTGATTGGCTATCTGCGCGCCGGTGAGCTGAGCGGCAATCTGGACGAGGTCGCGCGTAACCTGGCCGACGATTACCGGGGCGAGCAACGGGTCTGGTGGCTGCTGATGATCCCGAAGCTGTACTTCGGCATCGTGTTGCTGCTGGCGATTCTGGTGCCAAGCTTCCCGTGGTTCATCAGCAAGGGTCTTCCCTGGTGGATCCATCATGTCCTGACGCACATTCTACCCATGCTGGGCCTGGTGGTCGGCGCATACATGCTGTGGCGGATTCTGTGGCACCTGCCACCGCTGTTTGGGCTGCGAGACCAGATGGCCTTCCGCCTGCCGGTGTGGTCGGCGCTGACTCGTCGCGCCGGTCTGACGCGCTTCTACCAGGCGCTTCAAGTGTGCATCCGTGCCGGTGTGGACTTCCCGCAGGCGATGCAGACGTCGGCGGAGGCAGCGGGTAACCGAGTGATGGTGCGGCGAATGCATGAGGCGGAGAGTCGGGTGCGAGCAGGCATGCCGCTGCATGAGGCTCTGGATGGCTGCGGGTTCGTGTCGCGCTCGGATGCGGGGATTCTGGGCTCGGCGGCGCTGGGCGGGACCTTCGATGAAGCGCTTCCCAGGATGGCAGAGCAGACCAAGGAGAGCCGCGACAACATGGTGCGCGGTCTGCGTATAGCGGCCATGGTGGTGGGGTACGGGATAACCTCGGTCATCGTGCTCATCGCCTGCGTGAGGGGATACACGGCGATCCAGGATGCGTTTGCACAGAAGTTCGGGGCGGAGGACTTGCTGCAATGA
- a CDS encoding class I SAM-dependent methyltransferase, protein MKSARSLEPCDPAESRLRDYDLREIDADDQRSHFALKYLDRLEAVRAALRRHVPAPGLVAEIGCAQANLGLLLAEEGYTVVALDLMPEALSYARRKYERGVFLPLCASAAAVPLRSGVCDALVVGELLEHCAEPAQVLATLCGCLKPGGMVFLTTPNGARLRSRERLYDGNAEPDLTQRQFGPGGEDHLFAFDLPGLLSVARQAGLEVLEHEYHASMLHSDRLRALKRLFAPSQLRALSRRACRLPLIGPRTALTLLVVARRPMTEAATDQPLGARP, encoded by the coding sequence ATGAAGAGCGCTCGGAGTCTGGAGCCCTGCGACCCCGCCGAATCCCGCCTGCGTGACTACGATCTGCGCGAGATCGACGCGGACGATCAGCGCTCCCACTTCGCTCTCAAGTACCTCGACCGGCTGGAGGCCGTTCGGGCTGCCCTCCGGCGTCACGTCCCCGCTCCCGGTCTGGTGGCCGAGATCGGGTGTGCTCAGGCCAATCTCGGGCTGCTGCTGGCCGAGGAGGGCTATACCGTCGTGGCCCTCGATCTCATGCCCGAAGCCCTCTCCTACGCTCGCCGCAAGTACGAGCGCGGGGTCTTCCTGCCCCTCTGTGCCTCAGCCGCGGCCGTGCCCCTGAGGTCGGGTGTCTGCGATGCTCTGGTCGTGGGCGAGCTTCTCGAGCATTGTGCCGAGCCGGCACAGGTGCTGGCGACGCTCTGCGGTTGCCTCAAGCCCGGCGGCATGGTCTTCCTCACCACGCCGAACGGTGCCCGTCTGCGCAGTCGCGAGCGACTGTACGACGGCAACGCGGAGCCGGACCTCACTCAGCGGCAGTTCGGACCCGGGGGAGAGGACCACCTCTTTGCCTTCGATCTGCCCGGGCTGCTCTCGGTTGCCCGGCAGGCTGGTCTGGAGGTCTTGGAGCACGAGTACCACGCCAGCATGCTCCATTCCGACCGCCTGCGAGCCCTCAAGCGCCTCTTTGCGCCTTCGCAGCTTCGTGCCCTCAGTCGCCGGGCCTGCCGTCTGCCGCTGATTGGCCCGCGGACAGCGCTCACCTTGCTCGTCGTGGCTCGGCGCCCGATGACTGAGGCCGCCACCGACCAACCTCTCGGGGCGCGCCCATGA
- a CDS encoding N-acetylneuraminate synthase family protein has product MTPYLTHFKIGDRRIGPGEPAYLIAEVGINHNGNPEIARRLIDVAASAGVDAVKFQKRQLSSLYPAETLLDPTREEKEIGLLLPFLREFELSDAVLTDLAAYSREQGLEFLCTPWDVASLDLLERIGLLAYKVSSPDLTNMPLLERLSQTGKPLILSTGMSKLSEIAATVDFLKSRGVVFALLHCQSTYPAAFKDVNLRFMNRLREFGVPVGYSGHERGISVSTVAVALGACILERHITLDRTMLGPDHAASLEPQGIQKQVRDVRIIEEALGSEHRGLSRGEIMNRLALGKSLVAARCLKPGDTITDDAVKVMGPGHGISPQRMRELVGRVAHRDIAAEEQFRASDLTDVPVEELAAAFPLRWGPVVRYRDFAQMTRFNPHLFEFHLTDADLNSTPPQLPESPQELVVHAPEYDHGRLVDLASSDADTVGRSCDLLRRVMEVARTLRGSFTGTPERVRIVVHPGAMSYEPAPAQREEAVKRLCDVLPFLTCEPDVELLVENMPPYPWYFGGQWYHNAFLDAEDMLELASRARVRLCLDLSHAALACTAGHRDLVEFVRELAPHVSHLHLADASGTDGEGLAIGEGDIDFAALMPLIAAMDATLVPEIWLAHRNGGEGFVFALQGLSRFLPEDLRSRDLRSGDRRSHGDEAPQQ; this is encoded by the coding sequence ATGACTCCCTACCTCACTCACTTCAAGATCGGCGACCGCCGCATCGGTCCCGGCGAGCCGGCTTACCTCATCGCCGAGGTCGGGATCAACCACAACGGTAACCCGGAGATTGCCCGACGGCTGATCGACGTCGCGGCCTCGGCCGGGGTAGATGCCGTCAAGTTCCAGAAGCGGCAGCTCAGCTCCCTGTACCCGGCGGAGACGCTCCTCGACCCCACCAGGGAGGAGAAGGAGATCGGTCTCCTGCTGCCTTTCCTGCGGGAGTTCGAGCTCTCCGACGCGGTCCTCACTGACCTGGCCGCCTACTCCCGGGAGCAGGGCCTCGAGTTCCTCTGCACCCCCTGGGATGTCGCCAGCCTCGACTTGCTTGAGCGTATCGGGCTGCTCGCCTACAAGGTCTCCTCGCCTGATCTCACCAACATGCCGCTGCTCGAGCGTCTGTCGCAGACAGGCAAGCCCCTGATCCTGTCCACCGGCATGTCCAAGCTCTCCGAGATCGCTGCCACCGTCGATTTCCTCAAGTCGCGTGGGGTCGTGTTTGCGCTGTTGCACTGCCAGTCCACCTATCCGGCCGCCTTCAAGGACGTCAACCTGCGCTTCATGAACCGCCTCCGGGAGTTCGGTGTGCCCGTCGGCTACTCCGGCCACGAGCGCGGTATCTCCGTCTCTACCGTCGCTGTCGCCCTGGGCGCCTGCATCCTGGAGCGACATATCACCCTCGATCGCACCATGCTGGGCCCTGATCACGCCGCGAGCCTGGAGCCCCAGGGCATCCAGAAGCAGGTGCGCGACGTTCGTATCATCGAGGAGGCCCTGGGCAGCGAGCACCGCGGCCTCTCGCGCGGCGAGATCATGAACCGCCTGGCGCTCGGCAAGAGCCTGGTGGCCGCTCGCTGTCTGAAGCCCGGCGACACCATCACCGACGACGCCGTCAAGGTGATGGGGCCTGGCCACGGCATCTCACCTCAGCGCATGCGCGAGTTGGTCGGCCGAGTCGCTCACCGCGACATCGCCGCTGAAGAGCAGTTCCGTGCCTCCGACCTCACCGACGTGCCGGTGGAGGAGCTCGCAGCCGCCTTCCCGCTCCGCTGGGGACCGGTAGTGCGTTACCGCGACTTCGCACAGATGACCCGCTTCAACCCGCATCTGTTCGAGTTCCACCTTACCGATGCCGACCTGAACAGCACACCGCCGCAGCTTCCTGAGAGCCCACAGGAGCTGGTCGTCCATGCCCCGGAGTACGACCACGGACGCCTGGTTGACCTGGCTTCCTCCGACGCCGACACCGTTGGTCGCAGTTGCGATCTGCTTCGGCGCGTCATGGAGGTTGCCCGCACCCTTCGCGGCAGTTTCACCGGCACCCCTGAGCGCGTGCGGATTGTCGTCCATCCCGGAGCCATGAGCTACGAACCTGCACCGGCTCAGCGCGAGGAAGCAGTCAAGCGTCTCTGTGACGTGCTGCCCTTCCTGACCTGCGAGCCGGACGTGGAGTTGCTGGTCGAGAACATGCCGCCGTACCCCTGGTACTTCGGTGGCCAGTGGTACCACAACGCCTTCCTCGACGCGGAGGACATGCTCGAGCTCGCGTCAAGAGCGAGGGTGCGCCTCTGCCTCGACCTCTCCCATGCAGCTCTGGCCTGCACCGCAGGTCACCGCGACCTCGTGGAGTTCGTGCGTGAGTTGGCGCCTCACGTCTCGCACCTGCACCTCGCCGACGCCTCGGGCACTGATGGCGAGGGCCTGGCTATCGGAGAGGGCGATATCGACTTCGCCGCCCTGATGCCCCTGATTGCCGCCATGGACGCGACCCTGGTCCCCGAGATCTGGCTGGCCCATCGCAACGGTGGCGAGGGCTTTGTCTTCGCGCTTCAGGGCCTGTCCCGCTTCCTTCCTGAAGACCTGCGGTCTCGAGACCTCCGGTCTGGAGACCGAAGGTCTCACGGGGACGAGGCTCCGCAGCAATGA
- a CDS encoding acylneuraminate cytidylyltransferase family protein, translated as MDAPQIGSVLGIIPARGGSKGVPRKNVRPLAGKPLIVWTIEAALRARRLSRIVVSTDDDEIAQVAAGAGAEVIHRPVEIAGDTASSELALLHALDELQSTEGYVPEAVSLLQCTSPLRGADLIDRCIALLFESGCDAVMTVTHMQHWYLCGRMGDDHRFLPEYDYHKRPFSQQMPEKFRENGAVYVTRTETLRRVGNRLGGDVRVVPMDAVRSIDIDSEQDFLLAQEVLQGLRIP; from the coding sequence GTGGACGCTCCCCAGATAGGCTCCGTCCTCGGCATCATCCCGGCCCGTGGCGGCTCCAAAGGGGTGCCTCGCAAGAACGTCCGACCCCTGGCGGGCAAGCCGCTTATCGTGTGGACCATCGAGGCCGCCTTGCGTGCACGGCGCCTCAGCCGAATCGTGGTCTCCACCGATGACGACGAGATCGCGCAGGTTGCGGCCGGTGCCGGTGCCGAGGTGATCCATCGGCCGGTCGAGATCGCCGGTGACACGGCTTCGTCGGAGCTGGCCCTTCTGCACGCTCTCGACGAGCTCCAGTCAACCGAGGGCTATGTCCCCGAGGCGGTCTCACTGCTCCAGTGCACTTCGCCTCTGCGTGGGGCCGACCTGATTGATCGCTGCATCGCCCTGCTCTTTGAGTCAGGCTGCGACGCCGTCATGACCGTCACTCACATGCAGCATTGGTATCTGTGCGGCCGGATGGGCGACGACCACCGGTTTCTGCCCGAGTACGACTACCACAAACGCCCCTTCTCGCAGCAGATGCCGGAGAAGTTCCGCGAGAACGGCGCCGTCTACGTCACTCGCACCGAGACCTTGCGCCGGGTCGGCAACCGCCTCGGCGGCGATGTGCGTGTGGTGCCCATGGATGCCGTCCGCTCCATCGACATCGACAGCGAGCAGGACTTCCTTCTGGCGCAGGAGGTTCTCCAGGGCCTTCGTATCCCCTAA
- the nth gene encoding endonuclease III: MPRETKSALKARALTILERLEAAYPEATTALNWTTPWELLAATILSAQCTDDKVNEVTADLFRAYPTPTHYAEADLEALEQLVRPTGFYRNKAKSLVGAARAILENYGGEVPASMDQMLTLPGVARKTANVVLSHALRPDSPEGIAVDRHVARVTARLGLVPASANTPEKIEQVLMALIPRDHWTHFGDAVIWHGRRVCEARKPACDTCTLREVCPRKGLD; encoded by the coding sequence ATGCCTCGCGAGACCAAGTCGGCCCTGAAGGCACGCGCGCTCACGATCCTGGAGCGTCTTGAGGCCGCCTACCCGGAGGCTACCACAGCCCTCAACTGGACCACGCCCTGGGAACTGCTGGCGGCCACGATCCTCTCGGCCCAGTGTACCGACGACAAGGTCAACGAGGTCACCGCCGACCTCTTCCGAGCCTACCCTACCCCTACACACTACGCGGAGGCCGATCTGGAGGCCCTGGAGCAGCTGGTCCGCCCGACAGGGTTCTACCGCAACAAGGCCAAAAGCCTGGTCGGTGCAGCTCGAGCGATTCTGGAGAACTACGGGGGAGAGGTCCCGGCGAGCATGGATCAGATGCTCACGCTTCCGGGCGTTGCCCGCAAGACCGCCAACGTGGTCTTGTCCCATGCCTTGCGCCCTGACAGCCCCGAGGGGATCGCCGTCGACCGCCATGTGGCTCGAGTCACCGCTCGTCTGGGCCTTGTGCCCGCCTCGGCGAACACGCCCGAGAAGATCGAGCAGGTCCTGATGGCACTGATCCCGAGGGACCATTGGACCCACTTCGGCGACGCCGTTATCTGGCACGGACGCCGCGTCTGCGAGGCCCGTAAGCCCGCCTGCGACACCTGCACACTCCGCGAGGTCTGTCCCCGCAAGGGCCTCGACTGA